In Pseudomonas sp. HR96, the DNA window GCCAGCACCCCCAGCACGTGGGCCTGCGGCTGCATGGCCACCAGCCATGACACGGTGCAACCCTCGGCTTCCCAAGCCAGGGAGATGGCATCGGCGCTCAGGTGCAGGTCCTCCAGCAGGCGCCGGTTGCCCAGCTGCAACGGCTGGCCCTCGACGGTCCCGGCAATGCCGCGCCCGGCCAGCGCGCGGCTGTCGTGCAGCGCGGGGAGGTCACCGCAGCGCTCGAGCAGGGCCAGCGCCAGGGGGTGTTCGCTGCCCTGTTGCAAGGCCGCCGCCAGGCGCAGCAAGGTTTGCTCGTCGCCGTTGCTGGCCGCCTGGTGCAGCAGCCGCGGCCGGCCGAGCGTCAGCGTGCCGGTCTTGTCGAACACCACGCAGTCCACCGCTTCGGCGCGCTGCAGCGTGGTGCTGTCCTTGATCAGGATGCCATGCCGGGCCGCCGCTCCGGTTCCCGCCAGTACCGCTGCGGGCGTGGCCAGGCCGAGTGCGCAAGGGCAGGCGATGACCAGCACCGCCACTGCGTGGATGATCGCCGTCTGCACTGGCGCCCCGCCGAGCAGCCAGCCCAGCAGTGTCAGCAGGGCGATGACGAGCACCAGCGGCACGAAGACTCGGCTGACCCGGTCCACCAGCAATTGGATCGGCGCCTTCGCGCCCTGGGCGCTCTCCACCAGGCGAATGATCCGCGCCAGCGTGCTCTGCGGCCCCAGCGCGGTGACGCGCACCCGCAGTTGCCCTTCGCCGTTGATGGCCCCGCCCGTGACCCGGTCGCCGGGTTGCTTGGCCACCGGCAGCGGCTCGCCGCTGATCAGCGCCTCGTCGGCATGGCTGCGCCCCTCCAGCACGATGCCATCGCAGGCAAAGCGCGCCCCTGGCTTGACCAGCAGCACGTCGTCCGGGCGCAGCGCCTGCACCGCGACGGTTTCCAGCCGCTCGCCGACCTGACGCAGCGCGGTGTCGCTCTGCAGGTTTTCCAGCGCGCGCAAGGCCTGGCCGGCCTGCCGCCGGGCGCGGCCTTCGAGCCACTTGCCGAGCAGCACCAGGGCGATCACCGTGGACGACGACTCGAAGTACAGGTGCATCGGGGCGGCGGGGCTGCTCAGCCAGAGATAGACGCTCAGGCCGTAGCCGGCGCTGGTGCCGAGCACTACCAGCAGGTCCATGTTGCCATCCAGGGTGCGCAGCGCGCGCCAGGCGGCACGGTAGAAGCGCGCGCCGATGCCGAACTGCACCGCGCCTGCCAGCAGGCATTGCAGCCAGGCCGGCAGCATCCAGTGTACGCCCATGGGCTGCAGCAGCATCGGTGCCAGCAGCGGCAGTGCCAACAGCAGCGCAAGGACCACGGCCAAGCGCTCGTGGCCGGCTGCACGGCACTGATCGTCAGGGTTCTGGCCGAGGCTCGCCTGGTACCCGGCGCGCTCTATGGCGGCAATCAGCAACGCCGCCGGCGCGGCGCTGCGCAGCGTGACCTGGGCGCGGTGGCTGGCCAGATTCACCGACGCCTGTTCGACGGCGGGGAGTTTCTTCAAGGCGCGTTCGACCCGACCCGCGCAGTTGGCGCAGGTCATGCCGCTGACGGACAGTTCCAGGGTGGGCAGGTCAGACATCGGAGCAGTCTCCTTGGAGGTGCTCGCAGTTTCAACCTTGACGCCTTGGCAAGGTCAAGCGGTGTCAGTAAGTCACCGGCGCCGGTTTCAGAAACAGCCCGGAAGTGCCGACGGCGATGCGGTATTTGGCGATGGCGCCGGCGCGCAGGTCGATTTCAGTGTCGGCCGGCTGCTGCATGCCGGGTGCGCAGCCGGGGGTCTGCCCGGGCAGGTAGCCGAGGCGGATCGAGGCTTTGCCGGGCGGCAGGTTGAAGGAGGTGGATTGCTCCTGGAATACCCGGCCGATCAGCTGGCCTTGCAGGTAGATGCCGATCTCGCAGCTGCTCGCCACCTCCAGCCGCTCCCGGGAGATGATCAATATGGCGTAATCCTGGGCGTCTTCGGCGCTTGCCAGAGGCGCGATGCTCGCCAGGCCGAGAAGGCCGGCAAGGCTCAATGCTGACCAGCGCATGACTGGATCTCCTGCTGTGGGGGCTGATAGCTCAGCTTGGCCGAGCAGGGCGCCGATTGCCAGCCCGGCAGCCGGCAATAAAACTTGATGGGCTTGACCTTGACCTTATGGCAAGGCTCAGGGTGCAGCCATTCACCACAAGGAGCCTCACCATGCAGCCATTCAACGTGCAAGGCATGACCTGCGCCCATTGCGCCCGGGCCATCGAGTCGGCGATCGGCGAGGCCGACCCGCAGGCCAGGGTCGAGGTGGAGGTGGCCAGCGGCCAGGTTCGCGTCGACTCGAGTTTGAGCGCCGAGGCGCTGATCCAGCTGATCGAAGCCGAGGGCTACAGTGCCCAACGTGGCTGAGCCGGGCGATCGGGCATGACCCCTGGCCGGTACGCAGTTACACTGCCAGGTCGACTTGTCTTGCCGTCTGGATACCTGATGAACCTTCGCACTATCCTCATCCTGGGAGCCCTGAGCGCTTTCGGGCCCCTGGCCATCGATTTCTACCTGCCGGGCTTTCCCGCCATCGCCCAGGCGTTCGGCACCGACGAGCAGCATGTGCAGATCACCCTGGCCGTGTACTTTCTGGGCCTGTCGATCGGGCAGCTGATCTATGGGCCGATCGCCGATCGGTACGGCCGACGCGTGCCGCTGCTGGTAGGCGTCAGCCTGTTCACCCTGGCTTCCATCGCCTGTGCGTGCGCACCCAACCTGGAGTGGCTGATCGCCGCGCGATTCGTCCAGGCCCTGGGTGGGTGTGCCGGCATGGTGTTGTCGCGGGCCATCGTCAGCGACAAATGCGACGCGGTGGGTTCGGCCAAGGTCTTCTCGCAGCTGATGCTGGTCATGGGGCTGGCGCCCATCCTCGCGCCGATGCTCGGCGGCCTGCTGGTCAACACCCTGGGCTGGCGCTGGATCTTCATCCTCCTGACCCTGTTCAGTGCCGCTGCCACGGCGGCGGTGTTCCTGGGCCTGCCGGAAAGCATGCCCGCCGGCCATCCGCGCCAGCCGCTGAGTGGCGCGCTGAGCCGCTACCTGCGCCTGATGGTGCACCCGACCTTCATCGGCTATGCGTTTACCGGCGGCATCGCCATGGCCGGCATGTTTGCCTACGTCGCCGGGTCGCCGTTCGTGTTCATCAAGCTCTATGGCGTACCGGCCGAGCATTACGGCTGGCTGTTCGGCAGCAACGCCGCCGGCTTCATCCTGGTGGCGCAGGTCAACGCCAGGCTGCTGGCCAGGCACGGGCCGGCGTACCTCTTGGGCAAGGCGACCCTGGTCTACCTGACGTCCGGGCTGGTGCTGCTCGGTGTGGCCGCGCTGCACACCGAGCATTTGTGGCCGCTGCTGATTCCGCTGTTCATATGCGTCGCCAGCCTCGGCTGCATCATCCCCAATGCCTCGGCCTGCGCGATGAACGGCCAGGGGCGCAATGCCGGCAGCGCCTCGGCTCTGCTGGGCTGCATCCAGTTCAGCGTGGCCGCTGGCGCGGCGGCCATGGTCGGCGTGCTGCACGACGGCAGCGCCCTGCCGATGACCCTGGTGATCGGCAGCTGCGCGCTGATCGCCGTGGTGGTCGGCCGGCTGACCGCTCGTTTGGCCCGCCGCGTCGAGGCCTGAGGGTCAGGCACTACGGCGGTTGGTGCCAGGCAGCGAGTGCGGCGCGCGCAGGCGCGCCTGCAAGGTAGCGACAAAGGCCTGGGCCTCCGCTTCGCTACGGAAGGACACCACGTGCTGGCCCATTTGTACCTGCCAATGGCTACCCCGTGGCTTGACCGATTCGGTGATGGCGATATTCATCGAGCACTTCCTCCAGTGGGCAAAAGCCAGCAGTTTAGTCGCTGCCCGGGGCCACGCCGGCCGCGTCACCCTTCGCCAGATCAACGGTCATTGATCCCCAGCCGCCATTCCGAGGTCTTGGCAACAATCGGAATCATTTCATTGGGCGACGTTTCTTGTAGTCCTTATGCACGCGCCTTGTAGGCAATTGCCCTGCAGTCGTGGCGGTTCGCGCCCCGGCCCCCAGCTTGCAAGGGCCCGGGCAGAGCGGGTGGCCGGCCATCGGCGGTTTGCTTCGGCAGCATTTCCGCTTTGCATGAACTTGCATCCTGTTGGCAAACCTGACGCCCCTCGCTCCGATGCGCTGGGACCGGCACCGTGCGCGGTCGAGCGGCAGCCATATACTGACGGCTGTTCCGATACGGACGATTCCAGACAGGGAGTGGAACCATGCAGTACGTACCCAGCATCAGCCAGATCGCAACGCTGCTCGCCGATCCCAAACGCAGTGCCATGATCTGGGCGCTGATCGATGGCACGGCGCGAGGCGCCGATGAACTGGCCGGCCTTGCTGGCCTGAGCACCTCATCGGCCAGCGCCCATCTGTCACGGTTGTCTTCCGGCGGCTTGCTCAAGCTGGAGTCGCGCGGACGCAAGCGGTTCTTTCGCCTGGCCGCGCCGGAGGTCGGCCTCGCGGTGGAGGCGCTGGCCTGCGTCAGCGTCGGGCATCAGGCGCAGGCCGGGGCGGGCCGGCCTGCGCCGACCCCACTATCGTTGCGCCGGGCGCGACTGTGCCAGGATCATCTGGGCGGAGAGTTGGCCACACAGCTGTATCAGCGGTTGCTGCTCAAGGACTGGATCGAACGGGGCGACGGCCAGTTGCTGATCACCTCGGCCGGTGCCGAGGGCCTGGCGCGCTGCGGCATCTTCATCGAGGCGCTGGTGCCCAGGCAGCGCCAGGCGCTGTGCCAGTGCAGCGACTGGAGCGAAGGTTGCCCGCATCTGGGCGGAGCCTTGGGTGCCAGCCTCATGCGGCTGTTTCAGCAATCGGGGTGGCTGCGCACCACCGACTCCAGTCACGTATTGCGGGTGACTGAAGCGGGGCTGCGCGAGATCGGCAAGCTGGGTGCTTAGCGAGTCAGGCGGGCATCCAGGCTGTTCTGCGCCAGGCGCCGGGCCTGGTCCTGGGTCATGCCCAGGTCGGTGTACAGCGCGTGGAAGTTTTCCGTGACGTAGCCGCCGAAGTAGGCCGGGTCATCGGAGTTGACCGTGACCTTCACGCCGCGCTCGAGCATGTCGAGAATGTTGTGCTGGCTCATGTGGTCGAACACGCACAGCTTGGTGTTGGACAGCGGGCAGACGGTCAGCGGAATCTGTTCGTCGATGATGCGCTGCATCAGCCGTTCGTCTTCGATGGCACGTACGCCGTGGTCGATGCGCTGGATCTTGAGCAGGTCCAGGGCCTCCCAGATGTACTCCGGCGGGCCTTCTTCGCCGGCGTGGGCGACGGTCAGGAAGCCCTCGGCGCGAGCACGATCGAATACCCGCACGAACTTGCTGGGTGGATGGCCGACTTCCGAGCTGTCGAGGCCTACAGCGACGAAGGCGTCGCGAAACGGCATGGCCTGGTCGAGGGTCTTCTGCGCTTCTTCTTCGCTGAGGTGGCGCAGGAAGCTGAGAATCAGGCCGCTGCCGATGCCCAGTTGCTGCTTGCCATCCTTGAGCGCCTGGCTGATACCGCGCAACACCACCTCGAAGGGCACGCCGCGGTCAGTGTGGGTCTGCGGGTCGAAGAAGGGTTCGGTATGCACCACGTTCTGCGCCTTGCAGCGCAGCAGGTAGGCCCAGGTCAAGTCGTAGAAGTCCTGTTCGGTGCGCAGCACGTCGGCGCCCTGGTAGTACAGGTCGAGGAACTCCTGCAGGTTGTTGAAGGCGTAGGCGCTGCGCAGGCCTTCGACATCGGCCCAGGGCAGGGCGATCTTGTTGCGCTCGGCCAGGGCAAACAGCAGCTCCGGTTCCAGCGAGCCTTCCAGGTGCATGTGCAGTTCTGCCTTGGGCAGCGCGTTGAGCCAGTCGTACATAATCGTTTCTCATCAGGTGCAAGGCCGGCATTCTACAGGAACCTGACTGTCGGGTTCAGATCGCCTTCAGGCCGGGCGTCGGTAAGCATAGGTGTCGGCAAAGCGTGACAGCAGGAACTCGGCGCACGTGGTGGCGGGGTAGCGCGGCGGATGTTCGGCGTCCTGGCAGCCGGGCAGGCACTCGACCCGGGTATCGGGGTGCGGCTCGGCGAAGAACGGCATGGAGTAGCGGTCCACGCCCAGGGGGCTGATCACCCGGTGCGGCGTGGAGCGGTAACGGTCGTTGGTCCAGCGCGCCATCATGTCGCCGAGATTGACCACGAAGGTACCCTCGATGGGCGGCGCGTCGAGCCACTGGCCGTCCACCGTGCGCACCTGCAGGCCGCCGGCCTGGTCCTGATGCAGCAAGGTGATGCAACCATAGTCGGTATGGGCGCCGGCGCCTTGCTGGGCGGCCGAGGTGGCGGTATGGCGCGGTGGGTAGTGGATCATGCGCAGCACGCTGACCGGCTCGACGAAGCGCTGGTCGAAGAAGTCGCGCGGTACGCCCAATGCGTGAGTCATGGCCCGAAGCAGAGTCAGGGCCAGAGCCTGCATGTCCAGGTAATGCTGCTCCAGCAAGGCCTCCCAGCCGGGCAGCTGGGGATGGCGATTGGGCCCGCGCAGCGGTTTGCCGGCGATCACCTGCGGGTGGTCCATCGGCAGGTGCAGGCCCATGTCGAAGGTTTCCTTCAGATCGCTGGGCAGTGCCGGGTCCAGCTGCTCGGTGGCGATGGCGCCGTAGCCGCGATGGTGGCGGGTCTGGGTGATGTCGATCGCCAGCTTCTGCGCCAGGGGCAGGGCGAAGAAGGTCTCGGCGGCGGCGCTCAAAGCGCCGATGCGGGCGGCGCTGATCGGGTGGCCGCTGATGTAGAAGAAGCCCCATTGCCGGCAGGCGCGGTCGATGGCGTCGGCGACCTGCGCCGCGCCCTCGGCATCGTCCTGGTACAGCGGGCTGATATCGATGACTGGAAGTGTCCGCATGACCTTGGCGTCCTTTCAAGTGTTCGCCGCCGTCCCTGTTCGACAGAAGGACGGCGATCCGTTTGCAGGTGAGCGCTCGCAGCCCGTTTATTTAGGCATCTGCGCCGTGATGCCTTCGACGTAGTAGTTCATCGAAGCCAGTTCGGCGTTGCTGGCGCTGGCGCCGGCGGCAATCTTCACGGCACCGGTCTGGTCCTTGATCGGCCCGGTGAACGGTTTGAATTCACCGCTCTTGATGCTGGCGATGAGCTTCTCGGCTTCGGCCTTGACGTCGGCCGGCACCACGTCGCTGATGGGCAGCTCGACGGTGCCGTCATTCAGCCCGCCCCAGTAGTCCTGGGATTTCCAGGTGCCATCGAGCACTGCCTGAGTGCTGGCGATATAGTGCGGCGCCCAGTTGTTGACGATCGAAGTCAGCACCGCCTTGGGCCCGAAGTGGGCCATGTCCGAGGCGTAACCCACGGCATACACGCCGCGGCGTTCGGCAGTCTGGATCGGCGCCGGGCTGTCGGTGTGCTGGAAGATCACGTCCACGCCCTGGTCGACCAGCGCGTTGGCCGCATCGGCTTCCTTGCCCGGGTCGAACCAGGAGTTGACCCACACCACCTTCATTTCGGTGCCGGGGTTGTACTTGTTCAAGGCCAGCTGGATGGCATTGATGTCGCGGATCACCTCGGGAATCGGAAAGGAGGCCACGTAGCCGATTTTTTTGCTTTTGGTCATCTTCGCGGCGAGGAAGCCGCCGACGTAGCGGCCCTCGTAGGTGCGGGCCAGGTAGGTGCCAAGGTTCTTGTCCTGCTTGTAGCCGGTGGCGTGCTCGAAAATCACCTTGGGAAATTGCTTGGCGACTTTCACCGTGGGGTTCATGTAGCCGAACGAGGTGGTGAAGATCAGGTCGTACTTGTCCTTGGCCATGTCGCGGATCACCCGCTCGGCGTCGGCGCCCTCGGCGACGTTTTCCACGTAGCTGGTCTTGATCTTGTCACCCATCTGCGCTTCCAGCGCCTTGCGGCCTTGCTCGTGCTGGTAGGTCCAGCCATGGTCGCCGATCGGCCCGACATAGACGAAGCCGACTTTCAACGGATCGGCCGCGCTGGCCGCCAGGCTGCCCGCCAGGCCGATCGCTGCGGCCAGTGTCCCGAGGATTTTCTTCAATGGGCGTTTTTGCATGAATCACAAGCTCCGGTTTGTTGTGGGGTGAGGGCGTTGCAATGCTGGCGGAGCTCAATGCAAAAAATTGACCAACAGGACAGGTCGCGGTGTTTGCTGGGGGCGCGGCCTGCCAATGGACAGTTGTCTGCCACCTGCTGGTGCGGATCGCCGGATGCAGGCGCCATTTGTGGGACGGGCAATGTCCCAGGGAGAAGGTCTGCGGCGCGCAGACGAAACGTTGCCCGCCGCCTACAGTCTCTATGACACATCTTGCAATCCCATCACCGATCAGGCCGCCGATGCTCAACACGCTCAAAGAAGAAAAATTCCTCCTGCTGGCCTTGCTCATGACGTGCCTGGCCTACCCCCTGGAACCGCAACTGCTGGGGCACGGCCAGACCGTGGCATTGATCGCCGGGGTGGTGCTGGTGGCGGCCATCATCTGCGCCTCGATGCGCGTGGCCCACCACGCCGAGCTGATCGCGGAAAAGGTCGGCGACCCCTATGGCACCATGATCCTGACCCTGTCGGCGGTGCTGGTGGAGGTGGTGATCCTGGCTATCATGATGAACAACGAACCGTCGCCGACCCTGGTGCGCGACACCATCTACTCGGCGGTGATGCTCGACATCAACGGCATCCTCGGCCTGGCCGCGCTGATGGGCGGGCTCAAGCACGGCGAGCAGTCCTACAACGACGATTCGGCGCGCACCTACAGCGTGATGATCCTCACGGCCATGGGCGTGTCCATGGTGGTGCCGGAGTTCATTCCGCAAGGCGACTGGAAGATCTACTCGGCGTTCACCATTGGCGCCATGCTGGTGCTGTACACCTTGTTCCTGCGCATGCAGGTCGGGCCGCACAGCTACTTCTTCAGCTATAGCTACCCGCAGAAGCGCAAGCCGAAGGAACCCTCCGAGGTCAACGAACCGCAGGTCAGCCGCAAGCAGTCGATCGTGACCCTGGTGTTCGGCCTGGTGGTGATCGGCGCATTGGCCGAGGTGATGTCCAAGACCATCGACCTTGGCCTGGAAAACAGCGGAGCGCCGCCAGTGCTGGCGGCGATCCTGGTGGCGGCGATTTCCGCGGCACCGGAGATTCTCACGGCGTTGCGCGCGGCCTTGGCCAACCGCATGCAGTCGGTGGTCAACGTGGCACTGGGCGCCTCGCTGTCCACCGTGATCCTCACCGTGCCGGTGATGGAAGCCATGGCGCTGTACAGCGGCCAGCCATTCCAGATGGCGATGACCCCGGTGCAGACGGTGATGATCCTCATCACCCTGCTGGTGTCGGCGATCAACCTCAACGATGGCGAAACCAACGCCATCGAGGGCATGACTCACTTCGTGCTGTTCGCCACCTTCATCATGCTGTCGCTGCTCGGGCTTTAGCCGGCGATCAGCTCGGCGGCGGCCTGGCGGTGGTCGGCGATCAGCTGGCGCACGTCGAGGCCCTCGATCTGCCCGTCGACCACGCGCCACTTGCCGCCGACCATCACTCGGTCGGCGCGGTCTGCGCCGCACAGCAGCAGCGCCGACAGTGGGTCGTGGCTGCCGGAGAAGCGCAGCTCATCCAGCTTGAACAGCGCCAGGTCGGACTGTTTGCCGACGGCCAGCTCGCCGACGTCCTTGCGCCCCAGCAGCGCCGCCGAACCCTTGGTGGCCCAACCCAGCACCAGCTGCGGGGTAATCTTGTCGGCGCCGTAGCGCAGGCGCTGCAGGTACATGGCCTGGCGCACCTCGAGGATCATGTTGGAGCCGTCGTTGGACGCCGAACCGTCGACGCCGATGCCCACCGGCGCGCCGGCCGCCACCAGGTCCAGGGTCGGGCAGATGCCTGAGGCCAGGCGCATGTTCGAGCTCGGGCAGTGGCAGATACCGGTGCCGTGCTGGCCCAGACGGGCGATTTCATCCGGGTTGAAGTGGATGCCGTGGGCCAGCCAGGTGCGCGGGCCCAGCCAGCCGACGCTGTCCAGGTAGTCGACGGTGCGCAGGCCGAAGCGCTGCAGGCAGAAGTCTTCCTCGTCCAGCGTCTCGGCCAGGTGGGTGTGCAGGCGAACGTCGAGGCGCTCGGCCATGTCGGCGGAGGCGCGCATGATTTCCGGGGTTACCGAGAACGGCGAGCAGGGCGCCAGGGCGATCTGGATCTGCGCGCCGTCGCCGCGCTGGTGGTAGCGCTCGATAAGGCGCTGGCTGTCTTCAAGAATCACTTCACCTTGCTGCACGGTCTGCTGGGGTGGCAAGCCGCCGTCTTTCTCGCCCAGGGTCATGGAGCCACGGGTGAGCATGGCGCGCATGCCCAGTTCGCGGACCGCCTCGACCTGCACGTCGATGGCGTTTTCCAGGCCTTCCGGGAACAGGTAATGGTGGTCGGCCGCCGTGGTGCAGCCCGACAGCAGCAGCTCGGCCAGGGCGACCTTGCTCGCCACGGCAAGTTTCTCCGGGGTCAACCGCGCCCACACCGGATAGAGGGTCTTGAGCCACGGAAACAGCGGCTCGTTGACCACCGGCGCCCAGGCGCGGGTCAGGGTCTGGTAGAAGTGGTGGTGGGTGTTGATCAGGCCCGGCAGCAGCACGTGCTCACGGGCGTCGAACACCTGATCGCAGGGCTGCGCCGGCTGCTCGCCCAGGCCCAGCACTTGTTCGATGACGCCATCGGCGACCACCAGCCCGCCACGGGCATCGAGCGCGTTGGCGGTGAAGATGGCGAGGGGATTCTTTAAC includes these proteins:
- a CDS encoding heavy metal translocating P-type ATPase — translated: MSDLPTLELSVSGMTCANCAGRVERALKKLPAVEQASVNLASHRAQVTLRSAAPAALLIAAIERAGYQASLGQNPDDQCRAAGHERLAVVLALLLALPLLAPMLLQPMGVHWMLPAWLQCLLAGAVQFGIGARFYRAAWRALRTLDGNMDLLVVLGTSAGYGLSVYLWLSSPAAPMHLYFESSSTVIALVLLGKWLEGRARRQAGQALRALENLQSDTALRQVGERLETVAVQALRPDDVLLVKPGARFACDGIVLEGRSHADEALISGEPLPVAKQPGDRVTGGAINGEGQLRVRVTALGPQSTLARIIRLVESAQGAKAPIQLLVDRVSRVFVPLVLVIALLTLLGWLLGGAPVQTAIIHAVAVLVIACPCALGLATPAAVLAGTGAAARHGILIKDSTTLQRAEAVDCVVFDKTGTLTLGRPRLLHQAASNGDEQTLLRLAAALQQGSEHPLALALLERCGDLPALHDSRALAGRGIAGTVEGQPLQLGNRRLLEDLHLSADAISLAWEAEGCTVSWLVAMQPQAHVLGVLAFADEARPQARAAVALLQADGVVCHLLTGDNLGSARQIATAVAIHQVHAQVLPAGKAQVIETLRRTQVVAMVGDGINDAPALAAADLGLAMASGTDVAMQAAGITLMRSDPRLVAAALDICRRTQAKIRQNLFWAFIYNLLGIPLAAAGWLSPVLAGTAMALSSVSVVLNALWLTRWRPGFSSRGQP
- a CDS encoding heavy-metal-associated domain-containing protein; protein product: MQPFNVQGMTCAHCARAIESAIGEADPQARVEVEVASGQVRVDSSLSAEALIQLIEAEGYSAQRG
- a CDS encoding multidrug effflux MFS transporter, whose product is MNLRTILILGALSAFGPLAIDFYLPGFPAIAQAFGTDEQHVQITLAVYFLGLSIGQLIYGPIADRYGRRVPLLVGVSLFTLASIACACAPNLEWLIAARFVQALGGCAGMVLSRAIVSDKCDAVGSAKVFSQLMLVMGLAPILAPMLGGLLVNTLGWRWIFILLTLFSAAATAAVFLGLPESMPAGHPRQPLSGALSRYLRLMVHPTFIGYAFTGGIAMAGMFAYVAGSPFVFIKLYGVPAEHYGWLFGSNAAGFILVAQVNARLLARHGPAYLLGKATLVYLTSGLVLLGVAALHTEHLWPLLIPLFICVASLGCIIPNASACAMNGQGRNAGSASALLGCIQFSVAAGAAAMVGVLHDGSALPMTLVIGSCALIAVVVGRLTARLARRVEA
- a CDS encoding helix-turn-helix transcriptional regulator, encoding MQYVPSISQIATLLADPKRSAMIWALIDGTARGADELAGLAGLSTSSASAHLSRLSSGGLLKLESRGRKRFFRLAAPEVGLAVEALACVSVGHQAQAGAGRPAPTPLSLRRARLCQDHLGGELATQLYQRLLLKDWIERGDGQLLITSAGAEGLARCGIFIEALVPRQRQALCQCSDWSEGCPHLGGALGASLMRLFQQSGWLRTTDSSHVLRVTEAGLREIGKLGA
- a CDS encoding adenosine deaminase, with translation MYDWLNALPKAELHMHLEGSLEPELLFALAERNKIALPWADVEGLRSAYAFNNLQEFLDLYYQGADVLRTEQDFYDLTWAYLLRCKAQNVVHTEPFFDPQTHTDRGVPFEVVLRGISQALKDGKQQLGIGSGLILSFLRHLSEEEAQKTLDQAMPFRDAFVAVGLDSSEVGHPPSKFVRVFDRARAEGFLTVAHAGEEGPPEYIWEALDLLKIQRIDHGVRAIEDERLMQRIIDEQIPLTVCPLSNTKLCVFDHMSQHNILDMLERGVKVTVNSDDPAYFGGYVTENFHALYTDLGMTQDQARRLAQNSLDARLTR
- a CDS encoding 2-oxoglutarate and iron-dependent oxygenase domain-containing protein; the protein is MRTLPVIDISPLYQDDAEGAAQVADAIDRACRQWGFFYISGHPISAARIGALSAAAETFFALPLAQKLAIDITQTRHHRGYGAIATEQLDPALPSDLKETFDMGLHLPMDHPQVIAGKPLRGPNRHPQLPGWEALLEQHYLDMQALALTLLRAMTHALGVPRDFFDQRFVEPVSVLRMIHYPPRHTATSAAQQGAGAHTDYGCITLLHQDQAGGLQVRTVDGQWLDAPPIEGTFVVNLGDMMARWTNDRYRSTPHRVISPLGVDRYSMPFFAEPHPDTRVECLPGCQDAEHPPRYPATTCAEFLLSRFADTYAYRRPA
- a CDS encoding BMP family ABC transporter substrate-binding protein; amino-acid sequence: MQKRPLKKILGTLAAAIGLAGSLAASAADPLKVGFVYVGPIGDHGWTYQHEQGRKALEAQMGDKIKTSYVENVAEGADAERVIRDMAKDKYDLIFTTSFGYMNPTVKVAKQFPKVIFEHATGYKQDKNLGTYLARTYEGRYVGGFLAAKMTKSKKIGYVASFPIPEVIRDINAIQLALNKYNPGTEMKVVWVNSWFDPGKEADAANALVDQGVDVIFQHTDSPAPIQTAERRGVYAVGYASDMAHFGPKAVLTSIVNNWAPHYIASTQAVLDGTWKSQDYWGGLNDGTVELPISDVVPADVKAEAEKLIASIKSGEFKPFTGPIKDQTGAVKIAAGASASNAELASMNYYVEGITAQMPK
- a CDS encoding calcium:proton antiporter; its protein translation is MLNTLKEEKFLLLALLMTCLAYPLEPQLLGHGQTVALIAGVVLVAAIICASMRVAHHAELIAEKVGDPYGTMILTLSAVLVEVVILAIMMNNEPSPTLVRDTIYSAVMLDINGILGLAALMGGLKHGEQSYNDDSARTYSVMILTAMGVSMVVPEFIPQGDWKIYSAFTIGAMLVLYTLFLRMQVGPHSYFFSYSYPQKRKPKEPSEVNEPQVSRKQSIVTLVFGLVVIGALAEVMSKTIDLGLENSGAPPVLAAILVAAISAAPEILTALRAALANRMQSVVNVALGASLSTVILTVPVMEAMALYSGQPFQMAMTPVQTVMILITLLVSAINLNDGETNAIEGMTHFVLFATFIMLSLLGL
- a CDS encoding 8-oxoguanine deaminase; its protein translation is MPATRTWLKNPLAIFTANALDARGGLVVADGVIEQVLGLGEQPAQPCDQVFDAREHVLLPGLINTHHHFYQTLTRAWAPVVNEPLFPWLKTLYPVWARLTPEKLAVASKVALAELLLSGCTTAADHHYLFPEGLENAIDVQVEAVRELGMRAMLTRGSMTLGEKDGGLPPQQTVQQGEVILEDSQRLIERYHQRGDGAQIQIALAPCSPFSVTPEIMRASADMAERLDVRLHTHLAETLDEEDFCLQRFGLRTVDYLDSVGWLGPRTWLAHGIHFNPDEIARLGQHGTGICHCPSSNMRLASGICPTLDLVAAGAPVGIGVDGSASNDGSNMILEVRQAMYLQRLRYGADKITPQLVLGWATKGSAALLGRKDVGELAVGKQSDLALFKLDELRFSGSHDPLSALLLCGADRADRVMVGGKWRVVDGQIEGLDVRQLIADHRQAAAELIAG